From the genome of Gammaproteobacteria bacterium, one region includes:
- a CDS encoding DEAD/DEAH box helicase, giving the protein MAFSSLGLSDGILRAIAEHGYQRPTPIQLQTIPAVLKGQDLIAAAQTGTGKTAGFTLPMLERLSASTPPTRTRGRPRALVLAPTRELAAQVADSVAVYGRHLPLRSAAIFGGVNINPQIQKLRRGVDVLVATPGRLLDHVGQRTVDLSGIEILVLDEADRMLDMGFIPDIRRLMALLPAGRQILMFSATFSDPIRKLARGILQDPVVVEVAARNTSVAEIDQYAYTVPKGDKRALLAHLIRESGGQQMLVFTRTKHGADRLTRQLSQDGIAAIAIHGNKSQSARTKALSEFKRGAARVLIATDIAARGLDIAQLPYVINFELPDAAQDYVHRIGRTGRAGSLGTAVSLVCPEERKLLSDIERLVKHKLTIRATPVFPRAAVITAPDVVRVRAGGHADSSRAPRTAPVRQHNNNSRRGITATNGRGKQRVRRVAI; this is encoded by the coding sequence CGCCGAACACGGCTATCAACGTCCGACCCCGATTCAACTACAAACGATCCCCGCGGTTCTCAAGGGCCAGGATTTGATCGCCGCCGCACAGACCGGCACCGGCAAGACCGCAGGTTTCACCTTGCCCATGCTGGAACGTTTGTCCGCATCCACGCCGCCAACGCGTACCAGGGGCAGGCCGCGCGCGCTGGTGCTGGCGCCCACCCGCGAACTCGCCGCGCAGGTTGCGGACAGCGTCGCCGTTTACGGGCGGCATCTGCCGTTACGCTCAGCCGCGATTTTCGGCGGCGTTAACATCAACCCGCAGATACAGAAGCTGCGGCGTGGCGTGGATGTGCTGGTGGCCACACCTGGGCGTCTGCTGGATCACGTCGGGCAACGGACCGTGGATTTGTCTGGCATCGAGATTCTGGTGCTGGATGAAGCGGATCGTATGCTGGATATGGGATTCATCCCTGATATCCGTCGCCTGATGGCCTTGCTGCCGGCCGGGCGGCAGATACTAATGTTCTCGGCAACGTTTTCGGACCCGATTCGCAAGCTGGCGCGCGGGATTCTGCAAGACCCTGTCGTGGTCGAAGTGGCCGCGCGCAACACCTCGGTCGCGGAAATAGACCAGTACGCCTATACCGTGCCCAAGGGCGACAAGCGCGCGTTGCTGGCGCATCTTATACGAGAGTCCGGCGGACAGCAGATGCTGGTGTTTACGCGCACCAAGCACGGCGCCGACCGGCTGACCCGGCAGTTGTCGCAGGATGGCATTGCGGCCATCGCGATCCACGGCAACAAGAGCCAGTCTGCGCGCACGAAGGCGCTATCGGAATTCAAGCGCGGCGCGGCGCGGGTGCTGATCGCGACCGATATTGCCGCGCGCGGGCTGGACATTGCGCAACTTCCGTATGTGATAAACTTCGAACTTCCTGACGCGGCGCAGGATTACGTTCATCGCATCGGCCGCACCGGTCGCGCCGGCAGTCTGGGCACGGCCGTATCGCTGGTCTGCCCGGAGGAACGTAAACTGCTTAGCGATATCGAACGTCTCGTAAAGCACAAACTGACGATCCGCGCGACGCCGGTCTTTCCTCGCGCCGCGGTAATAACCGCGCCTGATGTGGTGCGCGTGCGCGCTGGTGGCCATGCCGACAGCAGCCGCGCCCCGCGCACAGCGCCAGTTCGCCAGCACAATAATAACTCACGGCGGGGAATCACAGCGACGAACGGGCGTGGGAAACAGCGAGTCCGGCGCGTGGCGATATAG
- a CDS encoding RNA-binding protein, producing the protein MKTLHVRNLPPDTTDDEVTDLFGQHGKVFSVKLVRDVFKGTCRGFGQVSMEGHEARAAMAALDGSSLRGNSLKVQEDRGPRGGRGGSRRR; encoded by the coding sequence ATGAAGACATTACATGTTCGTAATCTACCGCCCGACACCACGGACGATGAAGTGACCGATCTTTTCGGTCAGCATGGCAAGGTCTTCAGCGTGAAGCTGGTGCGCGATGTGTTCAAGGGCACTTGCCGGGGTTTCGGTCAAGTGAGCATGGAGGGCCACGAGGCGCGCGCCGCGATGGCCGCCTTGGACGGGTCATCGCTACGTGGCAACAGCCTCAAGGTGCAGGAAGACCGCGGCCCCCGCGGCGGACGCGGCGGCAGTCGGCGCCGCTGA
- the pdxA gene encoding 4-hydroxythreonine-4-phosphate dehydrogenase PdxA, with protein MNAICRIAITPGEPAGIGPDIVLDIAARERSAELVVIADPTVLRDRARQLGVAVDLAPFDRHQARQAARPGQLKIVSVPTRVPARPGKLNPANAEYVLETLRRAVDGCLRGEFDAVVTGPVQKSVINDAGIAFTGHTELLAERTGGFPVMMLVTGVLRVALATTHLPLAEVSQMITRTRLRRVIRVLDHDLRKRFGIEHPRIKVCGLNPHAGEQGHLGREEIEVIAPVLRELRARGIDLVGPLPADTLFTPANLRDADAALAMFHDQGLPVLKYAGFGRAVNVTLGLPIVRTSVDHGTALDLAGSGRADAGSLEAALGLAIRLCENGVTPAAAATGGSPLGTFAY; from the coding sequence TTGAACGCCATCTGCCGGATTGCGATCACACCGGGCGAGCCCGCCGGCATCGGGCCGGACATCGTCCTCGACATCGCCGCGCGCGAACGCTCCGCGGAACTGGTGGTCATCGCCGATCCGACGGTGCTGCGCGACCGGGCGCGTCAGCTGGGCGTCGCGGTCGATCTGGCGCCGTTTGATCGCCATCAGGCGAGACAGGCCGCGCGGCCCGGTCAGTTGAAGATAGTATCCGTGCCGACGCGTGTGCCGGCGCGGCCTGGAAAACTCAACCCGGCCAATGCCGAGTATGTGCTGGAGACCCTGCGCCGCGCCGTGGACGGCTGCCTGCGGGGCGAATTCGACGCGGTAGTCACCGGTCCCGTGCAAAAAAGCGTCATTAACGACGCGGGGATCGCTTTTACCGGTCACACGGAATTATTGGCGGAGCGCACAGGCGGTTTTCCGGTAATGATGCTGGTCACCGGAGTCCTGCGCGTCGCGCTCGCCACCACGCATCTGCCGCTGGCCGAGGTGAGTCAGATGATCACACGCACGCGGTTGCGGCGGGTGATCCGCGTGCTGGACCACGATCTGCGCAAGCGCTTCGGCATCGAACATCCCCGCATCAAGGTCTGCGGTCTGAATCCGCACGCTGGCGAGCAAGGCCACCTGGGACGCGAGGAGATCGAGGTGATCGCGCCTGTGTTGCGGGAACTTCGAGCGCGGGGAATCGATCTGGTCGGGCCGCTCCCCGCCGACACGCTGTTTACACCGGCAAATTTACGGGATGCCGACGCGGCGCTCGCCATGTTTCACGATCAGGGGCTGCCGGTGCTCAAATACGCAGGCTTCGGGCGCGCGGTGAATGTCACGTTGGGGCTGCCGATTGTCCGCACCTCGGTCGATCACGGCACCGCGCTGGATCTGGCCGGCAGTGGCCGCGCGGATGCAGGCAGTCTGGAAGCGGCGCTGGGACTAGCGATTCGGCTGTGTGAAAATGGCGTCACGCCGGCGGCCGCCGCGACGGGCGGGTCACCGCTCGGCACCTTCGCTTATTGA
- a CDS encoding peptidylprolyl isomerase, with translation MALLAAVFPASGSGADGGSILLDRIVALVENEAIMQSELDDRIDVIEQQYADSVDQLPPPDQLERQVLERMVLESLQLQMAEGRGIRIDDLTLNESMRDLAARNNMELPAFRDRLVAEGIDYVSFREQVRTELIITTLRQRVVDSQVQVSEQEVDELLTTQASLANSGIEYHLRHILIALPEGASPEQIEGATERVGAIRARALAGENFAKLAASESDSQNSLEGGDLGWRTAAQLPTLFARSVASMEAGDTSDIIRSPSGFHLIILIDQRGGQRAMIDQTRARHILIEPNALVSDEDALARLANIESRIQQGDEFAALATENSDDKASAVDGGSLGWISPGQMVPEFERVVGSLEIGEVSEPFRTQFGWHIVEVTGRREHDGTVELERARARESIAQRKAEEEAELWLRRLRDESYVEYRLDPGGAQQSVDGQS, from the coding sequence ATGGCGCTGCTCGCCGCTGTTTTTCCGGCTTCGGGGTCTGGCGCCGACGGGGGCAGCATACTGCTCGACCGCATCGTCGCGCTGGTGGAGAACGAAGCCATCATGCAGAGCGAGCTGGATGACCGTATCGATGTCATAGAGCAACAATACGCGGACAGCGTCGATCAGTTGCCGCCGCCGGATCAGCTGGAGCGGCAGGTGCTGGAGCGCATGGTGCTCGAAAGCCTGCAACTGCAAATGGCGGAGGGACGTGGCATCCGCATCGATGACCTCACGCTCAACGAGTCTATGCGCGATCTCGCCGCGCGCAATAATATGGAGCTGCCCGCGTTTCGTGACCGGCTGGTCGCCGAAGGCATCGATTACGTCAGTTTCCGCGAACAGGTGCGCACCGAGCTCATCATCACCACCTTGCGCCAGCGCGTGGTGGACAGTCAGGTGCAGGTGAGCGAACAGGAGGTCGACGAATTGCTGACCACGCAGGCGAGTCTCGCCAACAGCGGTATTGAATACCACCTGCGACACATTCTCATTGCGCTGCCGGAAGGGGCGAGTCCGGAACAGATTGAAGGCGCCACCGAACGCGTCGGCGCGATCCGCGCACGCGCGCTGGCCGGCGAAAATTTCGCGAAGCTCGCCGCCAGCGAATCGGACAGCCAGAATTCCCTGGAAGGCGGCGATCTCGGCTGGCGCACCGCCGCGCAATTGCCGACCCTGTTCGCGCGCAGCGTGGCCAGCATGGAAGCCGGCGACACCAGCGACATCATCCGCAGCCCCAGCGGCTTTCATCTCATTATTCTGATAGACCAACGCGGCGGTCAGCGGGCGATGATCGACCAGACTCGTGCGCGTCACATTCTTATCGAGCCCAACGCGCTGGTGAGCGACGAAGACGCGCTAGCGAGACTGGCGAACATCGAGAGCCGCATCCAGCAGGGCGACGAGTTTGCCGCGCTCGCCACCGAGAACTCGGACGACAAGGCCAGCGCGGTCGACGGCGGGAGTCTCGGCTGGATCAGTCCCGGGCAGATGGTGCCCGAGTTCGAGCGGGTGGTGGGCAGCCTGGAAATCGGCGAGGTGAGTGAACCGTTCCGCACTCAGTTCGGCTGGCACATCGTCGAGGTCACTGGACGCCGTGAGCATGATGGCACGGTGGAACTGGAGCGCGCGCGGGCGCGCGAATCCATCGCGCAGCGCAAGGCCGAAGAGGAGGCGGAGTTGTGGCTGCGGCGCCTGCGCGACGAAAGCTACGTCGAATATCGTCTTGACCCCGGCGGCGCGCAACAGAGCGTCGACGGCCAGAGTTGA